A genomic window from Mesorhizobium sp. 131-2-1 includes:
- a CDS encoding glycosyltransferase family 4 protein, protein MRFGMAISNLSAFGGLQRDCLSIARHVAAAGHDVTILTTEIRGAITDPGCQVRIVKAANRTNPGRDVALGAALNQQRRDFDRIVGFNKLPMLDVYYSGDRSYAKVKQGAWRALSPRFRTQMQLEHDCFAPDARTSLIMLSERQQSEYQSVWKTPDSRFRRISPNLDPARRLPQLRSDGTRERVRAKLGIRPGAETWLSVGWAAWVKGFDRVARALEAFPGCVWLVAGIAADSPMAHHVLRGMPWRVRGNVKFLGFRDDIPAVMAAADLLLHPARIETTGTVLVEALANGLPIIVTETCGFAHLVEQADAGLVISSASSRRDLIAAVKVARAPGRQASWSANARLFGADPALSRGHEEAARLIAGELW, encoded by the coding sequence ATGCGTTTCGGCATGGCGATCAGCAATCTGTCGGCTTTCGGCGGGCTGCAGCGCGACTGTCTGTCGATTGCCAGGCATGTCGCCGCCGCCGGCCATGACGTCACCATCCTGACCACCGAAATACGCGGCGCGATCACCGATCCCGGCTGTCAGGTCAGGATCGTCAAGGCCGCCAACCGCACCAATCCCGGCCGCGACGTGGCGCTGGGTGCGGCGCTCAACCAGCAGCGGCGCGACTTCGACCGCATCGTCGGCTTCAACAAGCTGCCGATGCTCGACGTCTACTATTCGGGCGACCGCTCCTATGCCAAGGTCAAGCAGGGCGCCTGGCGCGCTTTGTCGCCGCGCTTCCGCACCCAGATGCAGCTCGAGCACGATTGCTTCGCGCCCGACGCCCGCACCAGCTTGATCATGCTCAGCGAGCGCCAGCAGAGCGAGTATCAGAGCGTCTGGAAGACGCCGGATAGCCGCTTCCGGCGGATTTCGCCCAACCTCGATCCGGCGCGGCGGCTGCCGCAATTGCGCAGCGATGGAACGCGCGAGCGCGTCCGGGCCAAGCTCGGCATCAGGCCAGGGGCGGAAACCTGGCTGTCGGTCGGCTGGGCGGCCTGGGTGAAAGGTTTCGACCGCGTGGCCCGCGCGCTGGAGGCCTTTCCAGGCTGCGTCTGGCTGGTCGCCGGGATCGCCGCCGACAGTCCGATGGCGCACCATGTGCTGCGCGGAATGCCGTGGCGGGTGCGCGGCAACGTGAAATTCCTCGGTTTCCGCGACGACATTCCCGCGGTCATGGCTGCGGCCGACTTGCTGCTTCACCCGGCGCGGATCGAGACCACCGGAACGGTCCTCGTCGAGGCGCTGGCCAATGGATTGCCGATCATCGTCACCGAGACCTGCGGCTTTGCCCATCTGGTGGAGCAGGCCGATGCCGGCCTCGTCATCTCCAGCGCCAGCTCGCGCCGCGACCTGATCGCGGCGGTCAAGGTCGCCCGCGCTCCCGGCCGGCAGGCCTCATGGTCGGCCAATGCCCGGCTCTTCGGCGCCGATCCGGCCTTGTCGCGCGGCCATGAAGAAGCGGCCCGCCTGATCGCCGGCGAGCTCTGGTAA
- a CDS encoding Vgb family protein, whose product MKRAAAEILREYGPFPGVKTVAGVTFDGEKVWFASGDKLNALDPGSGATLRSIDVAAHAGTAFDGRHLYQIAEERIQKIDPQTGEVIATIPAPGNGGDSGLTWAEGSLWVGEYRARKIHQIDPETGKVIRTIETKRVVTGVTWVDGELWHGTWEGDESDLRRIDPATGEVLQTLDMPPGMGVSGLESDGAGCFFCGGGNSGKVRAVRRPGYAPTVANK is encoded by the coding sequence ATGAAACGAGCCGCTGCCGAAATCCTGCGTGAGTACGGACCCTTTCCGGGGGTGAAGACCGTGGCTGGCGTGACGTTCGACGGCGAGAAGGTCTGGTTTGCCTCGGGCGACAAGCTCAATGCGCTCGATCCCGGGTCAGGAGCGACACTGCGCTCGATCGATGTCGCCGCGCATGCCGGAACCGCCTTCGACGGCAGGCATCTTTACCAGATAGCCGAAGAACGCATCCAGAAGATCGATCCGCAGACCGGCGAGGTCATCGCCACAATCCCGGCCCCCGGCAATGGCGGCGACTCCGGCCTGACCTGGGCCGAAGGTTCGCTCTGGGTTGGCGAGTACCGCGCCCGCAAGATCCATCAGATCGACCCCGAGACCGGCAAGGTGATCCGCACCATCGAGACCAAGCGCGTCGTCACTGGCGTCACCTGGGTCGACGGCGAGCTCTGGCACGGCACCTGGGAAGGCGACGAGAGCGATCTGCGGCGCATCGATCCTGCGACCGGCGAGGTGCTCCAGACGCTGGATATGCCGCCCGGAATGGGCGTGTCCGGACTGGAATCCGATGGCGCTGGCTGCTTCTTCTGCGGCGGCGGCAACAGCGGCAAGGTGAGGGCGGTGCGCCGGCCCGGCTATGCCCCCACGGTGGCGAACAAATAG
- a CDS encoding helix-turn-helix domain-containing protein, whose product MDSLINAAGRALAAGDPLGALKRVALRQDAAALALRGIAMAQLGDFAKAKTLLKSAARAFSPREAVARARCVVAEAEIALVSRDLGWPEKALRAARATLDAHGDRVNAAYAGSIEARRLILIGRLDEAERLLAGFDPAPLPPVARVAHELAAAGIAVRRLRTKAARSAFGRASLAAYEANIPALRAEVEAASLVLNTPVGRKIAQASETLLPLDEVETLLASGALVIDACRNVVREADTVVSLATRPVLFALARTLAEAWPADASRETLLRRAFRARHADESHRARLRVEMGRLRAELGAFAEINATAAGFALTPLGASEVVVLAPPVEEEHGAVLAFLADGESWSSSALAIALGASARTVQRAMEELSAEKKVQAIGRGRARRWMMPPVTGFPTVLLLPGPLPSD is encoded by the coding sequence ATGGACTCGCTGATCAATGCCGCCGGCCGTGCGCTCGCCGCTGGGGATCCGCTCGGCGCCCTGAAGCGCGTCGCGCTGCGCCAGGACGCAGCCGCACTGGCTCTGCGCGGCATCGCCATGGCGCAGCTCGGCGACTTCGCCAAGGCAAAGACGCTACTGAAGAGCGCGGCCCGCGCCTTCAGCCCCAGGGAGGCGGTGGCGCGCGCCCGCTGCGTCGTCGCCGAAGCCGAGATCGCGCTGGTCTCGCGCGACCTTGGTTGGCCCGAAAAGGCGCTGCGGGCGGCGCGCGCGACGCTTGATGCGCATGGCGACCGGGTGAACGCCGCCTATGCCGGCAGTATCGAGGCGCGCCGCCTGATCCTGATCGGCCGGCTCGACGAAGCCGAGCGCCTGCTTGCCGGCTTCGATCCGGCGCCGCTGCCGCCGGTCGCGCGTGTCGCGCATGAGCTCGCCGCCGCCGGCATCGCGGTGCGGCGTTTGCGGACGAAGGCGGCGCGCTCGGCGTTCGGCCGCGCATCGCTCGCCGCCTACGAGGCCAACATTCCGGCGCTGAGGGCGGAAGTCGAAGCAGCCTCCCTGGTGTTGAACACGCCCGTAGGCCGGAAGATTGCGCAGGCATCGGAGACATTGCTGCCGCTCGATGAGGTCGAGACGCTGCTGGCGTCCGGCGCGCTCGTTATCGATGCCTGCCGCAACGTCGTGCGTGAGGCGGATACGGTTGTCTCGCTGGCCACCCGGCCGGTGCTGTTTGCGCTGGCGCGCACGCTCGCCGAGGCCTGGCCAGCGGATGCCTCGCGCGAAACGCTTTTGAGACGGGCCTTCCGGGCAAGGCATGCCGATGAATCGCATCGCGCGCGGCTCAGGGTCGAGATGGGGCGGCTGCGCGCCGAACTCGGCGCGTTCGCCGAAATCAACGCGACCGCCGCCGGCTTTGCGCTGACGCCGCTTGGCGCCAGCGAGGTGGTCGTACTGGCGCCGCCGGTCGAGGAAGAGCACGGCGCGGTGCTCGCCTTCCTCGCCGACGGCGAGTCCTGGTCGAGTTCGGCGCTGGCGATCGCGCTCGGCGCCAGCGCCCGCACCGTGCAGCGGGCGATGGAGGAGCTTTCGGCAGAGAAGAAGGTTCAGGCCATTGGCCGCGGCCGAGCCCGCCGCTGGATGATGCCGCCGGTGACCGGATTCCCGACTGTCTTGTTACTCCCGGGTCCGCTGCCGAGCGACTAG
- a CDS encoding DUF899 domain-containing protein → MTQHMKTPPIVSQEAWEGAHEEMLVKEKALTRAKDALAAERRRMPWMLVEKDYVFEGPNGKASLLDLFEGRRQLVVYRAFFEPGVYGWPEHACRGCSLGADQVGNLAHLNARDTTLAYASRAPQADIQRLKKRMGWEMPWYTITDSWDKDFGVDEWHGHNVFIRDGKRIFRTYFINNRGDEAFGTVWSYLDVTPLGRQEVWEDSPEGYPQTQTYKWWNWHDSYEEGAAPDQRWVEVSDAGEAAFRNKSA, encoded by the coding sequence ATGACCCAGCACATGAAGACACCGCCGATCGTTTCGCAGGAGGCCTGGGAAGGCGCCCACGAAGAGATGCTGGTGAAGGAGAAGGCGCTCACCCGCGCCAAAGATGCGCTCGCTGCGGAACGCCGCCGCATGCCATGGATGCTTGTCGAGAAGGATTATGTGTTCGAGGGCCCGAACGGCAAGGCAAGCCTGCTAGATCTGTTCGAGGGCCGCCGCCAGTTGGTCGTCTACCGCGCCTTCTTCGAGCCCGGTGTCTATGGCTGGCCGGAGCATGCCTGCCGCGGCTGCTCGCTCGGCGCCGACCAGGTCGGCAACCTCGCCCATCTCAATGCCCGCGACACCACGCTTGCCTATGCCTCGCGCGCACCGCAGGCCGACATTCAGCGGCTGAAGAAGCGGATGGGCTGGGAGATGCCCTGGTACACCATCACCGACAGCTGGGATAAGGATTTCGGCGTCGACGAATGGCATGGCCACAATGTCTTCATCCGCGACGGCAAGCGCATCTTCCGCACCTATTTCATCAACAACCGCGGCGACGAGGCTTTTGGCACCGTCTGGAGCTATCTCGACGTCACCCCGCTCGGCCGCCAGGAGGTGTGGGAGGATTCGCCGGAAGGCTATCCGCAGACCCAGACCTACAAGTGGTGGAACTGGCACGACAGCTACGAGGAAGGTGCCGCCCCAGACCAGAGATGGGTCGAGGTGTCGGATGCCGGCGAAGCGGCGTTCCGCAACAAGAGCGCCTGA
- a CDS encoding substrate-binding protein: MSASRRLHCCSVTTKPDVRDARRVPSAAECPTKPQNRRNQMNSNPIKIGLIAELTGPLSFMGIANANLTTMLVDDINAKGGLLGRPVALVIEDGETIESVAKAKAAKLVDVDKVDVVVGGIYSSTRLAIKSEAVTRGRTLYIYTEQYEGQENDPLIFCTGPVPAQQVEPLIPWLMNSTGAKRFYLPSADYIWPHLLNKAASRAVRANGGEIVGEEYFPLDTVDFRRTVQQIMASGTDVVFNTIVPPGLTPFLEELHKAGFGKRGGRIVCTYFDENFFNLVPSEQIEGLYSCLDYYQELDEPFGRALLRRYSERFSGGATLTAGSGCTGHYRAIKMWEAAVKEAGSVERDAVIRALDHARISEGPGGPAEMVPGQHHARMNMYIAQAQGGRFRVVKNLGMIDPNERMLSDEFQMSNVG, from the coding sequence ATGTCGGCAAGCCGCAGGCTGCACTGCTGCTCGGTCACTACGAAGCCTGATGTCCGCGATGCGCGCCGCGTGCCTTCGGCGGCGGAGTGCCCGACGAAACCCCAGAATCGGAGAAATCAGATGAATTCGAACCCAATCAAGATTGGCCTCATCGCCGAACTGACCGGCCCATTGTCATTCATGGGCATCGCCAACGCCAACCTCACGACCATGCTCGTCGACGACATCAACGCCAAAGGCGGCCTGCTCGGCCGGCCTGTGGCGTTGGTCATAGAGGATGGCGAGACAATCGAGAGTGTCGCCAAGGCAAAGGCCGCGAAACTGGTCGACGTCGACAAGGTCGATGTGGTCGTCGGCGGCATCTACAGTTCGACCCGCCTGGCCATCAAGAGCGAGGCGGTCACCCGCGGCAGGACGCTCTACATCTATACCGAGCAGTATGAGGGGCAGGAAAACGATCCCCTGATCTTCTGCACCGGGCCCGTGCCCGCGCAGCAGGTCGAGCCGCTGATACCATGGCTCATGAACAGCACCGGGGCGAAGAGGTTCTATCTGCCGTCGGCCGACTACATCTGGCCCCATTTGCTGAACAAGGCCGCCAGCCGGGCGGTCCGCGCCAATGGTGGCGAGATCGTCGGCGAGGAGTATTTTCCGTTGGACACCGTCGATTTCCGGCGCACCGTGCAGCAGATCATGGCGAGCGGCACCGATGTGGTTTTCAACACCATCGTCCCGCCGGGCCTGACACCGTTCCTCGAAGAACTGCACAAGGCCGGTTTCGGCAAACGCGGCGGCAGGATCGTCTGTACCTACTTCGACGAGAACTTCTTCAATCTGGTGCCGTCCGAGCAGATCGAGGGCCTTTACAGCTGCCTCGACTACTATCAGGAACTCGACGAACCGTTCGGTCGCGCGCTCTTGCGCCGCTACAGCGAACGGTTCTCCGGCGGTGCCACCTTGACCGCGGGCAGCGGCTGCACCGGCCACTACCGGGCGATCAAGATGTGGGAAGCGGCGGTGAAGGAAGCGGGCAGTGTCGAGCGTGATGCGGTTATCCGGGCGCTTGATCATGCCCGGATCAGCGAAGGCCCGGGCGGTCCGGCCGAAATGGTTCCCGGTCAGCACCATGCTCGAATGAACATGTACATCGCGCAGGCGCAGGGCGGTCGATTCCGTGTGGTGAAGAACTTGGGCATGATCGATCCCAACGAGCGCATGCTCAGCGATGAATTTCAGATGAGCAACGTGGGATGA
- a CDS encoding HD domain-containing phosphohydrolase — protein MTDVSIRRADFMMVLAYASDLATGHSRDFALKSCVLAMRIAQLAGVPEQVRRNAYHQSMLRYVGCNADTDLLSATFGDEIALRQDLVGLDMGNRAELGRVFVQAFKRFYYDLDPDAQARAIGAAMSQALAVARPVLTAHCEVAQRIGERLGLSDEVRRNLGQIYERWDGKGLPRGLSGEDVLPAVRLITLAQDAIALCDAVGIEAMAETIASRADGPYEADLARLVSANAAKLMEGIGATVDRETILALEPDPPVTLDEAACDEAFLAIADMIDMRMPLTQGHSRMVAELAAGAGKRIGLPDPDVRALRWSGCIHDIGELVVPVATWMRNGPLSVRERDAAQLHAYYGERALASFGREGDAMGALVLRHHERLDGSGYHRKVNGSDLSPAARILAAAEAFQTSREERPHRRALSSEAAAAQLRAAVRDGCICPDAAEAVLSFAGQPSRRALSRALAGMTPREIEVLRLIAAGLTAKEVARKLDISPKTADHHIQSVYAKIGVTTRAAAALYAVEHGLVRPGETPA, from the coding sequence ATGACAGACGTCTCGATACGCCGGGCGGACTTCATGATGGTCCTGGCCTATGCTTCGGACCTCGCAACCGGTCATTCTCGCGACTTCGCCCTGAAATCCTGCGTACTTGCGATGCGGATCGCACAGCTTGCGGGCGTTCCGGAACAGGTTCGGCGCAATGCGTATCACCAGTCAATGCTGCGCTATGTCGGCTGCAATGCCGACACCGACCTGCTCTCAGCCACCTTCGGCGACGAAATCGCGCTCCGCCAGGATCTCGTCGGTCTCGACATGGGCAACCGTGCGGAACTGGGCAGGGTCTTCGTCCAGGCCTTCAAACGGTTCTACTACGATCTCGATCCTGACGCGCAGGCCAGGGCGATCGGGGCCGCGATGTCGCAGGCGCTCGCGGTGGCGCGTCCGGTGCTCACGGCGCATTGCGAGGTCGCGCAGCGAATCGGCGAGCGGCTGGGCCTGTCCGATGAGGTCCGGCGCAATCTCGGGCAGATCTACGAACGCTGGGACGGCAAGGGCCTGCCGCGCGGACTGAGCGGCGAGGATGTTCTGCCAGCCGTGCGCCTGATCACATTGGCCCAGGATGCGATTGCGCTCTGCGATGCCGTCGGCATCGAGGCGATGGCCGAGACAATTGCCAGTCGCGCCGATGGCCCATACGAAGCGGATCTGGCCCGGCTCGTCTCCGCCAACGCGGCGAAGCTGATGGAGGGCATCGGCGCGACAGTCGACCGCGAGACGATTTTGGCGCTGGAGCCCGATCCGCCGGTGACACTGGATGAGGCGGCCTGTGACGAGGCTTTCCTCGCTATCGCCGACATGATCGACATGCGCATGCCGTTGACGCAGGGCCATTCGCGGATGGTGGCGGAACTGGCCGCGGGTGCCGGGAAACGGATCGGGCTGCCCGATCCCGACGTCCGCGCGCTGCGCTGGTCGGGATGCATCCATGACATAGGCGAACTCGTGGTGCCGGTGGCGACCTGGATGCGCAACGGTCCGTTGTCGGTGCGCGAGCGCGACGCGGCGCAACTGCACGCCTACTACGGCGAGCGGGCACTGGCGTCGTTCGGCCGCGAGGGCGATGCGATGGGTGCCCTCGTTCTACGCCATCACGAACGCCTGGACGGCTCGGGCTATCACCGCAAGGTCAACGGCTCCGATTTGTCCCCGGCCGCCAGGATCCTGGCCGCCGCCGAAGCCTTCCAGACATCGCGAGAGGAACGTCCGCACCGCAGGGCGCTGTCCAGTGAGGCGGCGGCGGCCCAACTGCGCGCCGCTGTTCGTGACGGCTGTATCTGCCCCGATGCCGCCGAGGCCGTGTTGTCCTTCGCGGGGCAGCCGTCGCGGCGGGCTCTGTCGCGGGCCCTGGCCGGCATGACGCCGCGCGAGATCGAGGTGCTGCGCCTGATCGCCGCCGGGCTCACGGCGAAGGAAGTGGCCCGCAAGTTGGATATCTCGCCCAAGACCGCGGACCATCACATCCAGAGCGTCTATGCCAAGATCGGCGTGACCACCCGCGCCGCCGCGGCCCTCTATGCGGTCGAGCATGGCCTCGTTCGGCCGGGTGAGACGCCAGCATAG
- a CDS encoding class I SAM-dependent methyltransferase yields MLDNYEVDRFGVIHQIDFTPIKYDKQYISYYEDLSDRTIKLGYQRLGWVLGITGEIPRSVLEIGYGTGTFIEAAKITGVPDCAGCDIARFPLPKGVRFVDWDEALASAWDLVAMFDVLEHIPDLSFLARLQARHLAVAVPYCRWRELGADGDAWFSTWRMRLPDEHLHHFDRDSLVALLADNGFECVTLNCFEDGIRLRPGEAGPNILSGFFRRL; encoded by the coding sequence ATGTTGGACAATTACGAGGTGGACAGGTTTGGCGTTATCCACCAGATCGACTTCACGCCGATCAAGTACGACAAGCAGTACATTTCCTATTACGAGGACCTGAGCGACCGGACCATCAAGCTCGGATATCAGCGGCTTGGCTGGGTGCTGGGGATCACCGGCGAGATTCCCCGGTCCGTTCTGGAGATCGGATATGGCACCGGCACATTCATCGAAGCCGCGAAGATAACCGGGGTCCCCGACTGCGCCGGCTGCGACATCGCCAGGTTTCCGCTGCCCAAGGGCGTCCGCTTTGTCGATTGGGATGAGGCGCTCGCCAGCGCGTGGGATCTCGTGGCGATGTTCGACGTGCTCGAGCACATCCCGGATCTCAGTTTCCTCGCCCGCCTTCAGGCCCGCCACCTGGCCGTCGCCGTCCCCTATTGCCGCTGGCGTGAGCTCGGCGCCGACGGCGACGCGTGGTTCAGCACGTGGCGCATGCGTCTGCCCGACGAGCACCTGCATCACTTCGACCGTGACTCGCTGGTGGCGCTGCTCGCAGACAACGGCTTCGAGTGCGTGACGCTGAACTGCTTCGAGGACGGGATCAGGCTGCGGCCCGGCGAAGCGGGTCCGAATATTCTGTCCGGCTTCTTTAGAAGACTATAG
- a CDS encoding phospholipase D-like domain-containing protein, whose protein sequence is MLQAIASHWSELILILSLAMAAVGIVHAIMTKEDVRAATGWVGVMLLSPFLGAIIYAIAGINRIRRATISAMRPLSGEAALAKQERDIAAEAMIAARYGQRFAGLKTLGDRVARRPMTSGNTIAVLKTGDEAYAAMCLAIDGAQRSVLLETYIFDNDAVGQMFVESLGRAVKRGVTVRVLIDAVGVRYSVPSILKQLEEADVTTDLFNGNIVMGLRLPYANLRTHRKILIVDGAVAFTGGMNIRKGFSDEFAGSDSSRDTHFEVTGPVVADLFSVAAEDWRFAGNEAMTDAVWQVEKLTPLLGQPMLVRAVATGPDASNETNHKLLMGAFSVARKSIRIMSPYFLPDRELISALTTAGRRGVEIDIVVPAVNNLFLVDRAMTAQFDQVLKHYCRVWRHEGAFDHSKLMAIDGVWAYVGSSNLDARSLRLNFEIDMEVLDESFAAEIDARIGAAIASAQPVTLETLKARPFIIRVFDRLLWLGSPYL, encoded by the coding sequence ATGTTGCAGGCGATAGCGAGTCACTGGTCCGAGCTTATCCTGATCCTCTCGTTGGCGATGGCGGCCGTCGGCATCGTCCACGCCATCATGACGAAGGAAGACGTGCGCGCCGCCACCGGCTGGGTGGGCGTCATGCTGCTGTCGCCCTTCCTCGGCGCCATCATCTACGCCATCGCCGGCATCAACCGCATCCGCCGCGCGACGATCAGCGCCATGCGGCCGCTTTCCGGCGAGGCGGCCCTGGCAAAGCAGGAGCGCGACATTGCCGCCGAAGCCATGATCGCGGCACGATATGGCCAGCGCTTCGCCGGGCTGAAGACCCTGGGCGACAGGGTGGCGCGGCGGCCGATGACGTCCGGCAACACGATCGCCGTGCTCAAGACCGGCGACGAAGCCTATGCGGCGATGTGCCTGGCGATCGACGGGGCGCAAAGAAGCGTCCTGCTCGAGACCTACATCTTCGACAATGACGCAGTCGGGCAGATGTTCGTCGAGTCGCTTGGCCGTGCCGTCAAGCGCGGCGTAACCGTTCGCGTGCTGATCGACGCCGTCGGCGTTCGCTATTCGGTGCCGAGCATCCTCAAGCAGCTCGAGGAAGCGGACGTCACCACCGACCTCTTCAACGGCAACATCGTCATGGGGTTGAGACTCCCCTATGCCAATCTAAGGACGCACAGGAAGATCCTCATCGTCGATGGCGCGGTGGCGTTCACGGGAGGCATGAACATCCGCAAGGGGTTCTCCGACGAATTCGCCGGCTCCGACAGTTCGCGCGATACGCATTTCGAGGTGACCGGGCCGGTGGTCGCCGACCTGTTCTCGGTGGCGGCCGAGGACTGGCGCTTTGCCGGCAACGAGGCAATGACAGATGCGGTCTGGCAGGTGGAAAAGCTCACGCCGCTCCTCGGTCAGCCGATGCTGGTGCGGGCGGTGGCAACGGGGCCGGACGCCTCCAACGAAACCAACCATAAGTTGCTGATGGGCGCGTTTTCGGTCGCGCGCAAATCGATCCGCATCATGTCGCCCTATTTCCTGCCCGACCGCGAACTGATCAGCGCGCTGACGACGGCCGGCCGGCGCGGCGTCGAAATCGACATCGTCGTGCCGGCGGTGAACAATCTCTTTCTCGTCGACCGCGCGATGACGGCGCAGTTCGACCAGGTGCTGAAGCATTATTGCCGGGTGTGGCGCCACGAAGGCGCCTTCGACCATTCGAAGCTGATGGCAATCGACGGCGTGTGGGCCTATGTCGGTTCTTCCAATCTCGACGCCCGCTCGCTCAGGCTGAATTTCGAGATCGACATGGAGGTCCTGGATGAAAGCTTTGCCGCCGAGATCGACGCGCGCATCGGCGCGGCAATCGCGTCCGCCCAGCCGGTGACGCTTGAGACGTTGAAAGCCCGCCCCTTCATCATCCGCGTCTTCGACCGGTTGCTCTGGCTGGGATCGCCCTATCTATAG
- a CDS encoding endonuclease/exonuclease/phosphatase family protein, with the protein MEINGRTLPETVLLSIRHRKARKAKATPRKRVDGAEMVVASYNVHKCIGTDRKFDPERTARVIREISPDVIALQEADNRFGDRAGLLDLQRLELETGLVPVPVSGNGKGHGWRGNVLLFKRGTVRDVHQIKLPGLEPRGALVAEIDLDEKRALRVIAAHLGLLRRSRSEQARVVLDIMSSADERPTLLLGDLNEWRLGNRSALNTLHTTFGPPPVVPTFPSGLPVLALDRIMGNRDGMVSAVEAHDTPLSRVASDHLPLTAFVHL; encoded by the coding sequence ATGGAGATAAATGGACGCACCCTCCCGGAGACTGTGCTCCTGTCGATCCGCCACCGAAAGGCGCGGAAGGCAAAGGCAACGCCGCGCAAGCGGGTCGACGGCGCCGAGATGGTGGTCGCTTCCTACAACGTCCACAAATGCATCGGCACCGACCGCAAATTCGACCCCGAACGCACCGCGCGCGTCATCCGCGAAATCAGTCCCGATGTCATCGCCCTGCAGGAGGCCGACAACCGCTTTGGCGACCGTGCCGGGCTTCTCGATCTTCAGCGTCTCGAACTGGAGACAGGCCTGGTGCCGGTGCCGGTTTCCGGCAACGGCAAAGGCCATGGCTGGCGCGGCAATGTGCTTTTGTTCAAGCGCGGCACCGTGCGCGACGTCCACCAGATCAAGCTGCCGGGGCTGGAGCCGCGTGGGGCGCTCGTCGCCGAAATCGACCTCGACGAGAAACGGGCGCTGCGCGTCATTGCCGCCCATCTCGGCCTGTTGCGTCGGTCGCGCTCCGAACAGGCGCGCGTCGTGCTCGACATCATGAGCAGCGCGGATGAACGGCCGACGCTGCTGCTCGGCGACCTCAACGAGTGGCGGCTGGGCAACCGCTCGGCGCTGAACACGCTGCACACCACCTTCGGCCCGCCGCCGGTCGTGCCGACCTTTCCCTCGGGCCTGCCGGTGCTTGCGCTCGACCGGATCATGGGCAACCGCGACGGCATGGTCTCAGCGGTGGAAGCGCATGACACGCCGCTGTCGCGGGTGGCCTCCGATCACCTGCCGCTCACCGCCTTTGTGCATCTATAA